The Rattus rattus isolate New Zealand chromosome X, Rrattus_CSIRO_v1, whole genome shotgun sequence genome has a window encoding:
- the Avpr2 gene encoding vasopressin V2 receptor, with product MHVFISHLCLADLAVALFQVLPQLAWDATDRFHGPDALCRAVKYLQMVGMYASSYMILAMTLDRHRAICRPMLAYRHGGGARWNRPVLVAWAFSLLLSLPQLFIFAQRDVGNGSGVFDCWARFAEPWGLRAYVTWIALMVFVAPALGIAACQVLIFREIHASLVPGPSERAGRRRRGRRTGSPSEGAHVSAAMAKTVRMTLVIVIVYVLCWAPFFLVQLWAAWDPEAPLESGCGCN from the coding sequence ATGCATGTCTTCATCAGTCATTTGTGCCTGGCTGACTTGGCTGTGGCTCTGTTTCAAGTGCTACCCCAGCTGGCTTGGGATGCCACTGACCGCTTCCATGGCCCTGATGCCCTGTGTCGGGCCGTCAAGTACCTGCAGATGGTGGGCATGTATGCCTCCTCCTACATGATCCTGGCCATGACACTAGACCGCCATCGTGCCATCTGCCGCCCTATGCTGGCATACCGCCATGGAGGTGGGGCTCGCTGGAACAGGCCAGTGCTGGTGGCCTGGGCCTTCTCACTCCTTCTCAGCCTGCCTCAGCTCTTCATCTTTGCTCAGCGTGATGTGGGAAATGGCAGTGGGGTGTTTGATTGCTGGGCCCGATTTGCAGAACCATGGGGCCTTCGTGCCTATGTCACCTGGATTGCCTTGATGGTGTTTGTGGCACCTGCCCTAGGCATTGCTGCCTGTCAGGTTCTTATCTTCCGGGAGATACACGCCAGTCTGGTGCCAGGGCCATCCGAGAGAGCAGGGAGGCGCCGCAGAGGGCGCCGGACAGGAAGCCCCAGCGAGGGAGCACATGTATCAGCAGCCATGGCCAAGACCGTGAGGATGACACTGGTGATTGTGATTGTCTACGTCCTATGCTGGGCACCCTTCTTCCTCGTGCAGCTGTGGGCAGCGTGGGATCCGGAAGCTCCTCTGGAAAGTGGGTGTGGGTGCAActaa
- the Naa10 gene encoding LOW QUALITY PROTEIN: N-alpha-acetyltransferase 10 (The sequence of the model RefSeq protein was modified relative to this genomic sequence to represent the inferred CDS: deleted 1 base in 1 codon), whose protein sequence is MNIRNARPEDLMNMQHCNLLCLPENYQMKYYFYHGLSWPQLSYIAEDENGKIVGYVLAKMEEDPDDVPHGHITSLAVKRSHRRLGLAQKLMDQASRAMIENFNAKYVSLHVRKSNRAALHLYSNTLNFQISEVEPKYYADGEDAYAMKRDLTQMADELRRHLELKEKGRHMVLSAMENKMENKGNVLLSSGEACREEKGLTAEDSGGDSKDLSEVSETTESTDVKDSSEASDSAS, encoded by the exons ATGAACATCCGCAATGCTAGG CCCGAGGACCTGATGAACATGCAGCACTGCAACCTTCTGTGTCTGCCTGAGAACTACCAGATGAAGTATTATTTCTATCATGGCCTCTCTTGGCCCCAG CTTTCTTACATTGCTGAGGATGAGAATGGGAAGATTGTGGGATACGTCTTGGCTAAAAT GGAAGAGGACCCAGACGATGTGCCTCATGGACATATCACCTCACTG GCTGTGAAACGTTCCCACCGGCGCCTTGGCCTGGCTCAGAAGCTGATGGACCAGGCCTCTCGAGCTATGATAGAAAACTTCAATGCCAAATATGTCTCCCTGCATGTCAGGAAGAG TAACCGAGCTGCCCTACATCTCTATTCCAATACCCTCAACTTTCA GATCAGCGAAGTGGAGCCCAAATACTATGCAGATGGGGAAGATGCATATGCAATGAAGCGGGACCTCACGCAGATGGCTGATGAG CTGAGGCGGCACCTGGAGCTGAAGGAAAAGGGCAGGCACATGGTGCTGTCGGCCATGGAGAACAAG ATGGAGAACAAAGGCAACGTGCTTCTGAGCTCAGGAGAGGCCTGTCGTGAGGAGAAGGGCCTGACTGCTGAGGATAGTGGTGGGGACAGCAAGGACCTCAGTGAGGTCAGTGAGACCACAGAAAGCACAGATGTCAAAGACAGCTCAGAGGCCTCTGATTCTGCCTCCTAG
- the Arhgap4 gene encoding LOW QUALITY PROTEIN: rho GTPase-activating protein 4 (The sequence of the model RefSeq protein was modified relative to this genomic sequence to represent the inferred CDS: inserted 2 bases in 2 codons), whose amino-acid sequence MAAHGKLRRERGLQPEYEAQVKVMRGQLSEQLHCLELQGELRRDLLLELAEFMRRRAEVELEYSRGLDKLAERFTSRSGRLGGSSREQQSFRKEPTLLSPLHCWAMLLEHTRQQSRESATLSEVLAGPLAQRLSHIAEDVGRIVKKSKDLVQQLQDELLEVVSELQTTKKTYHVYHLESMNAETKLREAERQEEKRSGKSALPTTTAASATTTTITIETELHRKGSLKKGGRLVEKRQAKFLEHKLKCTKARNEYLLSLASVNAAVSNYYLHDILDLMDCCDTGFHLALEQALRSYTAAESRTQTSQMQGLGSLEEALEALDPPGDKAKVLEVHAMAFCPPLRFDYQPHEGDEVAEIQVEMELRDEILPRAQNIQSRLDQKTIETEEVNKTLKATLQALLEVVASEDGDILDSLQASPSTESLKSTSSDPGTRQAGRRRNQQQETETFYITKLQEYLSGRSILAKLQAKHEKLQEAIQRGNKEEQETSWTQCTERKFHKSHHPYPGSQCTQRLFGGDLEKFIQSTGQPVPLVVKSCIRFINLNGLQHEGIFRVSGAQARIXEIRDAFERGEDPLVEGCTTHDLDSVAGVLKLYFRSLEPPLFPLDMFNELLASAELEVVGERVELVSHLLSRLPRPVLVVLRYLFTFLNHLAQYSDENMMDSYNLAVCFGPTLLPVPAGQDPVALQGRVNQLVQTLILQPAWVFPPTAMLPGPIYEKCMAPPTASCLGDGQLESLAGEPELELKTGTKAQEDDSEGVVEAVACFAYTGRTAQELTFQQGDTLRLYARASSDWWRGEHAGVQGLIPHKYITLSEGDEKQMTGSGLQAMGESLSHPESVLTLEFTNRLELSTPPEALGPSGHRRHCLVPTSPEQHVEMDKAVAQNMDSVFXELLGKAAVRQGHGLASTASPSLGTRNLKPLACSSFSKNKVFSRGPGAPVSPSVSHPQGPDSTRKPV is encoded by the exons ATGGCGGCGCACGGGAAGTTGCGGCGGGAGCGGGGACTGCAACCCGAGTATGAAGCACAGGTCAAAG TGATGCGCGGGCAGTTGAGTGAGCAGCTTCATTGCCTGGAGCTTCAGGGAGAGCTGCGACGGGATTTGCTGCTGGAGCTAGCTGAGTTCATGCGGCGTCGAGCGGAGGTGGAGCTGGAGTATTCTCGGGGCCTGGACAAGTTGGCTGAACGCTTTACTAGCCGCAGTGGACGCCTTGGAGGCAGCAGCCGGGAGCAGCAAAGTTTCCG GAAGGAGCCAACTCTCCTGTCACCCTTGCACTGCTGGGCTATGCTGCTGGAACACACTCGGCAGCAGAGTCGGGAAAGTGCTACCCTCAGTGAGGTGCTGGCTGGACCTCTGGCACAGCGCCTGAGTCACATCGCCGAGGATGTAGGACGCATTGTCAAAAAG AGTAAGGACCTGGTGCAGCAACTGCAGGATGAGCTCCTGGAGGTGGTCTCAGAACTCCAGACA ACCAAGAAGACATACCATGTATACCACTTGGAGAGCATGAATGCTGAGACTAAACTTCGGGAAGCTGAGAGGCAAGAGGAGAAGCGGTCAGGCAAGAGTGCCTTGCCCACCACTActgctgcctctgccaccaccaccaccatcaccattgaGACAGAGCTCCACCGAAAGGGCTCTCTCAAGAAAGGAGGGCGGCTAGTGGAGAAG CGTCAGGCCAAGTTCTTGGAACATAAACTTAAATGCACCAAGGCCCGAAATGAGTACCTGCTCAGCCTGGCCAGTGTCAATGCTGCTGTCAGCAACTACTACTTACACGATATCTTGGACCTCATGGAT tgctgtgacACAGGTTTCCACTTGGCCCTGGAGCAGGCCCTCCGGAGCTACACAGCCGCTGAAAGCCGCACCCAAACCTCTCAGATGCAGGGTTTAGGCAGTCTGGAAGAGGCTCTGGAGGCCTTGGATCCTCCAGGGGACAAAGCCAAAGTGCTTGAGGTTCATGCCATGGCCTTCTGTCCCCCTCTACGTTTTGACTACCAGCCCCATGAAGGTGATGAG GTGGCTGAGATCCAGGTTGAGATGGAACTTCGGGATGAGATTTTGCCCAGAGCCCAAAACATCCAAAGTCGCCTGGACCAAAAGACCATTGAGACAGAAGAG GTGAATAAGACACTGAAGGCAACACTTCAGGCTCTGCTAGAGGTGGTGGCATCAGAGGATGGAGATATACTGGACTCTTTGCAGGCCAGCCCCTCCACTGAGTCCCTCAAGTCTACAAGCTCAGACCCAGGCACCCGACAGGCAGGCCGCAGACGGAACCAGCAGCAGGAGACAGAAACCTTCTATATTACG AAGCTGCAGGAATATCTGAGTGGCCGGAGCATCCTTGCCAAGCTGCAGGCCAAGCATGAAAAGCTCCAGGAAGCCATACAACGAG GTAACAAGGAAGAGCAAGAGACATCTTG GACCCAATGCACAGAGAGAAAATTCCATAAGAGCCACCACCCCTATCCTGGATCCCAGTGTACCCAGAGACTTTTTGGAGGTGATCTAGAGAAGTTTATCCAG AGCACAGGCCAACCTGTGCCCCTTGTGGTGAAGAGCTGTATCCGCTTCATTAACCTCAATG GCCTGCAACATGAAGGCATCTTCCGGGTATCAGGTGCCCAGGCCCGGA TTGAGATCCGAGATGCCTTTGAAAGAG GGGAGGACCCTCTGGTGGAAGGCTGTACTACCCATGACCTAGACTCAGTGGCTGGGGTACTAAAGCTGTACTTCCGGAGCCTGGAGCCCCCACTGTTCCCCTTGGACATGTTTAATGAGCTGCTGGCTTCAGCAG AACTGGAAGTTGTGGGGGAGCGGGTAGAGCTTGTGAGCCATCTACTATCCAGACTACCCAGACCTGTGCTAGTGGTCTTGCGATATCTCTTCACCTTCCTCAACCA CCTGGCCCAGTACAGCGATGAGAACATGATGGACTCCTACAACTTGGCTGTATGTTTTGGGCCCACACTGTTGCCTGTGCCTGCTGGGCAGGACCCTGTAGCCTTGCAGGGCCGAGTGAACCAGCTGGTCCAGACCCTTATCCTGCAACCAGCATGGGTTTTCCCACCCACAGCCATGCTACCAGGTCCCATCTATGAGAAGTGCATGGCACCACCTACTGCCAGCTGCCTGGG GGATGGCCAGTTGGAGAGCCTTGCTGGGGAGCCAGAGCTGGAATTGAAAACTGGGACCAAAGCTCAGGAAGATG ACTCAGAGGGAGTTGTGGAGGCTGTGGCCTGCTTTGCTTACACTGGCCGCACGGCCCAGGAGCTGACATTCCAGCAAGGGGATACGCTGAGATTGTATGCTCGGGCATCAAGTGACTGGTGGCGAGGGGAGCATGCTGGTGTGCAGGGGCTCATTCCCCATAAGTACATCACACTTTCTGAGGG GGATGAGAAGCAGATGACTGGTTCAGGATTACAGGCCATGGGGGAATCTCTGAGCCATCCAGAAAGCGTCCTGACCTTGGAGTTTACCAACCG ACTGGAACTAAGCACCCCACCTGAGGCTTTGGGCCCCTCTGGTCACAGACGACACTGTTTGGTCCCTACCTCCCCTGAGCAACATGTGGAAATGGATAAG GCTGTGGCGCAGAACATGGATTCTGTGT AGGAGCTCTTGGGAAAGGCTGCTGTCCGCCAGGGCCATGGGCTAGCATCTACAGCCTCCCCCAGTCTAGGAACTCGAAACCTGAAGCCCCTGGCCTGCAGCAGCTTCAGCAAAAACAAAGTCTTCTCCCGGGGACCTGGGGCTCCAGTTTCCccctcagtttcccatccccaGGGTCCAGATTCAACTCGCAAGCCAGTCTGA
- the Renbp gene encoding N-acylglucosamine 2-epimerase, with the protein MMDPGLLVLQDMEKERETLQVWKQRVGQELDSVIAFWMEHSHDQEHGGFFTCLGRDGQVYDHLKYVWLQGRQVWMCCRFYTDFERFSSPSMHTPQLPGGEFLLSYARVAPPGKKCAFVLTQDGRPVKVQRTIFSECFYTMAMNELWKVTGEMHYQREAVEMMDQIIHWVREDPAGLGRPQLLGTLATEPMAVPMMLLNLVEQLGEEDEELTNKYAELGDWCAHRILQHVQRDGQVVLENVSEDGKELPGCLGRHQNPGHTLEAGWFLLQYALRKGDPKLQRHIINKFLLLPFHSGWDPEHGGLFYFQDADDLCPTQLEWNMKLWWPHTEAMIAFLMGYRDSGDSALLNLFYQVAEYTFHQFRDPEYGEWFGYLNQEGKVALTIKGGPFKGCFHVPRCLAMCEQILGALLQRLGPAPLGSLPAVPTREGSK; encoded by the exons ATGATGGACCCAGGACTCCTAGTGTTACAG gacatggagaaggAACGGGAGACACTGCAGGTCTGGAAGCAACGTGTGGGACAAGAGCTCGATTCTGTGATCGCTTTCTGGATGGAGCATTCCCATGACCAGGAACACGG GGGTTTCTTCACATGCCTTGGCCGCGATGGGCAGGTATATGATCACCTCAAATATGTCTGGCTGCAGGGGAGGCAG GTATGGATGTGTTGTCGCTTTTATACAGACTTTGAGCGCTTT TCCTCACCTAGCATGCATACCCCCCAACTGCCAGGTGGTGAATTTTTGTTGAGTTATGCCCGGGTGGCACCGCCTGGCAAGAAATGTGCTTTTGTGCTGACCCAGGACGGCCGTCCAGTGAAGGTGCAGCGGACCATTTTCAGCGAGTGCTTCTACACCATGGCCATGAATGAACTGTGGAAAGTAACAGGGGAAATGCATTATCAG AGAGAAGCTGTAGAGATGATGGATCAGATCATCCACTGGGTAAGGGAGGACCCAGCTGGGCTGGGCCGGCCTCAGCTCTTGGGAACACTGGCCACAGAGCCCATGGCAGTGCCCATGATGCTGCTCAACCTGGTGGAGCAGCTtggagaagaagatgaggagCTGACCAACAAGTATGCAGAACTAGGGGACTGGTGTGCCCATAGGATTCTTCAGCATGTCCAG AGGGATGGACAAGTTGTACTGGAgaatgtatcagaggatggcaaAGAGCTCCCTGGTTGCCTTGGAAGACATCAGAACCCAG GCCACACACTGGAAGCTGGCTGGTTTCTGCTCCAGTATGCCCTCAGGAAAGGTGATCCCAAACTTCAAAGGCATATTATTAACAAGTTTCTCTTACTGCCTTTCCACTCTGGATGGGACCCTGAGCACGGAGGCCTCTTCTACTTCCAGGATGCTGATGATCTCTGCCCTACCCAG cTGGAATGGAACATGAAGCTGTGGTGGCCACACACTGAAGCCATGATTGCCTTCCTCATGGGTTACAGGGACAGCGGGGACTCAGCCTTGCTGAACCTCTTCTACCAAGTGGCTGAATACACCTTCCACCAG TTTCGTGATCCTGAGTACGGGGAATGGTTTGGCTACCTGAACCAAGAGGGAAAGGTGGCCCTTACCATCAAAGGAGGTCCTTTTAAAG GCTGCTTCCATGTGCCGCGGTGCCTGGCCATGTGCGAGCAGATTTTGGGAGCCCTACTCCAACGCCTTGGGCCCGCCCCCCTCGGCTCCTTGCCCGCTGTCCCCACTCGCGAAGGCTCGAAATAA